One window from the genome of Streptomyces sp. NBC_00708 encodes:
- a CDS encoding right-handed parallel beta-helix repeat-containing protein translates to MFRVLSPAGRPARPAQRAAVAVALVGAGLLGMPGAASADVPPGVSAGTTVRVTNGKELKTALAAAVPGRTIELADGSYSGNFKITTGGTASAPITLTGSRAAVLTTPSGGGNGIQLTSAPYWVIKGITVTGGQKGIMIDSSDHVVADSVEIHHTTMEGIHFRTSSSYGVVRNSSIHDTGTSGNGMGEGVYVGTANTLTDASDHVQILDNRIGPRVGGENIDIKEGTTGGLISGNIFDGDGLTGANCDDSWVDVKGNGYTVENNRGTGTTNDGFQTHTQDPGWGCGTVFRGNTADLTGAAGPTRFAIDVTHYDPSDCPVTVTSDNRVTGGAGLVNPGIPVS, encoded by the coding sequence ATGTTCCGAGTCCTCTCCCCCGCCGGCCGGCCCGCACGGCCGGCGCAGCGCGCCGCTGTCGCCGTCGCGCTCGTCGGCGCCGGGCTGCTCGGCATGCCCGGAGCCGCGTCGGCGGACGTCCCGCCCGGGGTCTCCGCCGGGACGACGGTGCGAGTGACGAACGGCAAGGAGCTCAAGACCGCGCTGGCCGCCGCCGTACCGGGCCGGACGATCGAGCTGGCGGACGGCTCCTACTCGGGGAACTTCAAGATCACGACCGGCGGCACGGCGAGCGCACCGATCACCCTGACCGGCTCACGTGCCGCGGTGCTGACCACCCCATCGGGAGGCGGCAACGGCATCCAGCTCACGAGTGCCCCGTACTGGGTGATCAAGGGCATCACCGTGACCGGCGGCCAGAAGGGCATCATGATCGACTCGTCCGACCATGTCGTCGCGGACTCGGTGGAGATCCACCACACGACCATGGAAGGCATCCACTTCCGGACGTCGAGCAGTTACGGGGTGGTCAGGAACTCCTCCATCCACGACACGGGCACGTCCGGCAACGGCATGGGCGAGGGGGTGTACGTAGGGACGGCGAACACCCTCACGGACGCCAGCGACCACGTCCAGATCCTCGACAACCGCATCGGCCCTCGCGTCGGCGGCGAGAACATCGACATCAAGGAAGGCACCACCGGGGGCCTGATCTCCGGGAACATCTTCGACGGCGACGGCCTCACCGGGGCCAACTGCGACGACTCCTGGGTCGACGTCAAGGGCAACGGGTACACCGTCGAGAACAACCGGGGCACCGGCACGACCAACGACGGCTTCCAGACGCACACGCAGGACCCGGGCTGGGGCTGTGGCACGGTGTTCCGCGGTAACACCGCGGACCTGACCGGCGCCGCCGGCCCCACCCGGTTCGCCATCGACGTCACCCACTACGACCCGTCGGACTGCCCGGTCACCGTGACCTCGGACAACCGGGTGACCGGGGGCGCGGGGCTGGTGAACCCGGGCATCCCCGTCAGCTGA
- a CDS encoding FixH family protein, with translation MRRRALAAAGTAAALALTLAACGSSGDSSSMPGMDHGGTSSAAPSPRATASTDDMPGMDHMAVGNGLSGNQGGYRLTSSDRSLAAGKQAAYRFRVTGPDGKPVTGFAVDQTKRMHFYAIRSDLTGFQHLHPTMAADGTWSAGLASLTPGSWRMFASFTPDSGSGKGKDFVLSRTVTVPGEATRTPLPAAAGSTQADGYTVTVKGEPMAGMAHPLTVSVAKDGKPVTDLQPYLDTYAHLTAFHEGDAAFAHLHPTTKVDGDHGGPDLSFHAELPTAGNWRLFLQFRTGGALHTAALTLRVG, from the coding sequence ATGCGTCGCCGCGCCCTGGCCGCAGCCGGAACCGCTGCCGCCCTCGCGCTGACGCTGGCCGCCTGCGGGTCGTCCGGCGACTCCTCGTCCATGCCCGGCATGGACCACGGCGGCACGTCCTCTGCGGCCCCCTCGCCGAGGGCGACGGCCTCGACGGACGACATGCCCGGCATGGACCACATGGCCGTCGGCAACGGCCTGTCCGGCAACCAGGGCGGCTACCGCCTCACCTCCTCCGACCGGTCCCTCGCGGCGGGCAAGCAGGCCGCCTACCGGTTCAGGGTGACGGGCCCGGACGGCAAGCCGGTCACCGGGTTCGCCGTCGACCAGACCAAGCGGATGCACTTCTACGCCATCCGCTCGGACCTGACCGGCTTCCAGCACCTCCACCCGACCATGGCGGCCGACGGCACCTGGAGCGCCGGCCTCGCCTCCCTGACCCCCGGGTCCTGGCGCATGTTCGCCTCCTTCACCCCCGACAGCGGGTCCGGCAAGGGCAAGGACTTCGTGCTCAGCCGCACGGTCACCGTCCCGGGCGAGGCCACCAGGACGCCGCTGCCCGCAGCGGCCGGCAGCACTCAGGCCGACGGATACACCGTGACCGTCAAGGGTGAGCCGATGGCCGGCATGGCGCACCCGCTGACCGTCTCCGTCGCCAAGGACGGCAAGCCGGTCACCGATCTGCAGCCCTACCTGGACACCTACGCCCACCTGACCGCCTTCCACGAGGGCGACGCCGCGTTCGCCCACCTGCACCCCACCACGAAGGTCGACGGGGACCACGGTGGCCCCGACCTGTCCTTCCACGCCGAGCTGCCCACGGCGGGCAACTGGCGGCTGTTCCTGCAGTTCCGGACCGGGGGAGCGCTGCACACGGCGGCCCTGACGCTGCGCGTCGGCTGA
- a CDS encoding protein kinase translates to MRWGGAEAVRPGRRVGRFTVLAELASGGMGRVYLARSPAGRTVALKTLITNNADDRRRFAREVACAQRVHGIYTASVVDADPTAEVPWMAQEYVPAPSLKELVEDCGTLGTDALHWVAAGMAEALASLHSAGLVHRDIKPSNVLLPVEGPRVIDFGISQAHDLTRTQSALGTVAYASPEQARGEPTTEASDVFSLGATLYYLAVGRPPYRDIEEISALELLMRAATGETDVSGLPPALDALVLPCLDLDPRARPTPAELVAHCAGHLGDGPAARGDGDVLDARWTAAIERHRAERTDALRAALRHVGATGPSSRTGRSGPDEPTRAVAGAAGTVRLPGPPPANASGRGRRVRWAVGGLVAAGALAGTLLVLSPWDGSGDGGAKSGAAAPDRPVRFLEVEREQPGACPGSGTSETTAFGTSQPGVPSGRGFTSDDRQQCVVVSTAPGMTVNRFREVSAFEDTGDGAPGGWSVRVTFEDKDAKAFTALTGKVTGRTEPTNSLAIVQGEGRLLARVAVIGRITGSEVVIATRLGRNEAHFLADVLGARS, encoded by the coding sequence ATGCGGTGGGGTGGGGCGGAAGCGGTGCGTCCGGGCCGGCGGGTCGGACGGTTCACCGTGCTGGCCGAGCTGGCGAGCGGCGGTATGGGGCGCGTGTACCTGGCACGGTCGCCGGCGGGACGTACCGTCGCGCTGAAGACGCTGATCACGAACAACGCGGACGACCGGCGCCGGTTCGCCCGGGAGGTCGCGTGTGCGCAGCGGGTGCACGGTATCTACACGGCGAGTGTCGTCGATGCCGACCCCACGGCGGAAGTGCCGTGGATGGCGCAGGAATACGTGCCGGCGCCCTCGTTGAAGGAGCTGGTGGAGGACTGCGGCACGCTGGGAACGGACGCGCTGCATTGGGTGGCCGCGGGTATGGCGGAGGCGCTGGCGTCCCTGCACTCAGCAGGGCTGGTGCACCGGGACATCAAGCCGTCGAACGTCCTGCTGCCCGTGGAGGGGCCGCGCGTCATCGACTTCGGCATCTCGCAGGCACACGACCTGACCCGGACCCAGTCGGCACTCGGCACCGTGGCGTACGCGTCGCCGGAACAGGCCCGGGGGGAGCCGACCACGGAGGCATCCGACGTGTTCTCCCTGGGGGCGACGCTGTACTACCTGGCGGTGGGGAGGCCGCCCTACCGGGACATCGAGGAGATCTCGGCCCTGGAACTCCTGATGCGCGCGGCCACCGGCGAGACCGACGTCTCGGGCCTTCCGCCCGCTCTGGACGCCCTCGTTCTGCCCTGTCTCGATCTGGATCCGCGGGCGCGGCCCACACCGGCCGAGCTGGTCGCTCACTGCGCCGGACACCTCGGTGACGGTCCGGCGGCCCGCGGCGACGGGGATGTGCTGGACGCCCGGTGGACCGCGGCCATCGAGCGGCACCGTGCCGAGCGCACCGATGCCCTGCGTGCGGCGCTGCGCCATGTCGGCGCCACCGGCCCGTCCTCCCGGACCGGGCGCAGCGGACCGGACGAGCCCACGCGGGCCGTGGCCGGGGCTGCCGGGACGGTACGCCTCCCGGGCCCGCCGCCCGCCAACGCCTCCGGACGGGGCCGGCGTGTGCGGTGGGCCGTCGGTGGGCTGGTCGCGGCCGGCGCATTGGCCGGCACGCTGCTGGTGCTGAGCCCTTGGGACGGGTCCGGCGACGGGGGCGCCAAGAGCGGTGCGGCAGCCCCGGACCGGCCGGTGCGCTTCCTCGAAGTGGAGCGCGAGCAGCCTGGGGCCTGCCCCGGCAGCGGCACCTCCGAAACCACCGCGTTCGGGACGTCGCAGCCCGGGGTGCCCTCGGGGCGCGGCTTCACCTCGGACGACCGGCAGCAGTGCGTGGTCGTCTCCACCGCGCCCGGCATGACGGTCAACAGGTTCAGGGAGGTCTCGGCGTTCGAGGACACGGGGGACGGCGCTCCGGGCGGATGGTCGGTGCGGGTGACGTTCGAGGACAAGGACGCCAAGGCGTTCACCGCCCTGACCGGCAAGGTGACGGGCCGGACCGAGCCCACGAACTCCCTGGCGATCGTCCAGGGCGAGGGCCGGCTGCTCGCCAGGGTCGCCGTCATCGGCCGCATCACGGGCAGTGAGGTCGTGATCGCGACCAGACTCGGACGCAACGAGGCGCACTTCCTCGCCGACGTACTGGGAGCCCGCTCCTGA
- a CDS encoding alpha-L-arabinofuranosidase B — protein MTVQTWLRHARRSLLATGSTAVLTVALLVGTEATSQAATQGPCDLYASGGTPCVAAHSTTRALYGAYNGALYQVRRASDNATKDIGLLSAGGYADAGAQDAFCAGTTCVITVIHDQSGRGNSLTQAPAGGAAPGPDNLAPATAAPVTVAGHRAYGVYVAAGTGYRNNRTNGVATGDQPEGMYAVLDGTHFGGGCCFDYGNAETNNLDTGNGHMEAIYFGDSTIWGKGTGSGPWVMADLENGLFSGPDAGYNANDPSVSHRFLTAIVKGAPNLWAIKAGNAQSGGLSTYYSGARPNVQGYNPMHKEGAIILGIGGDNSKSSSGTFYEGVMTSGYPTDATENAVQANITAADYQAPALTSSALTPGARVSLKATTTCCNADYLRHQADGTVAISPITAASSSGDKNDATWIVRAGLANSACLSFESAGAPGQYLRHAGFQLRTAASDATALFNRDATFCLRAGHSGQGYSFQSANYPNRFIRHYSYTGYLAGDGVGGNTWDSDALWSEDTSWLTAQPWS, from the coding sequence TTGACCGTTCAGACCTGGCTGCGCCACGCACGGCGCAGCCTTCTCGCCACCGGCAGCACCGCCGTGCTGACTGTCGCCCTCCTGGTCGGCACCGAAGCCACCTCGCAGGCCGCCACGCAGGGGCCCTGCGACCTCTACGCCTCCGGCGGCACGCCCTGCGTGGCCGCCCACTCGACCACCCGCGCCCTCTATGGTGCGTACAACGGTGCGCTCTACCAGGTCCGGCGGGCGTCCGACAACGCCACCAAGGACATCGGACTGCTGAGTGCCGGCGGCTATGCCGATGCCGGCGCCCAGGATGCCTTCTGCGCCGGAACCACCTGCGTGATCACCGTCATCCACGACCAGTCCGGACGGGGCAACAGCCTCACCCAGGCCCCCGCCGGCGGCGCCGCCCCCGGCCCCGACAACCTTGCCCCCGCCACGGCCGCCCCGGTCACCGTGGCAGGCCACCGGGCCTATGGCGTATACGTCGCCGCAGGCACCGGCTACCGCAACAACCGGACCAACGGCGTGGCCACCGGCGACCAGCCGGAGGGAATGTACGCCGTCCTCGACGGCACGCACTTCGGCGGAGGGTGCTGTTTCGACTACGGCAACGCCGAGACGAACAATCTCGACACAGGCAACGGCCACATGGAGGCCATCTACTTCGGCGACAGCACGATCTGGGGGAAGGGCACCGGCAGCGGCCCCTGGGTGATGGCAGACCTGGAGAACGGCCTCTTCTCGGGTCCCGACGCCGGCTACAACGCCAATGATCCCAGCGTCAGCCACCGCTTCCTGACCGCGATCGTCAAGGGCGCCCCCAACCTGTGGGCCATCAAGGCCGGCAACGCCCAGTCCGGCGGCCTGTCCACGTACTACAGCGGAGCCCGGCCCAACGTCCAGGGATACAACCCCATGCACAAGGAGGGCGCGATCATCCTCGGTATCGGCGGCGACAACAGCAAGTCCTCCAGCGGCACCTTCTACGAGGGGGTCATGACCTCCGGCTATCCGACGGACGCCACGGAGAACGCGGTCCAGGCCAACATCACCGCCGCCGATTACCAGGCGCCCGCACTCACGTCCAGCGCCCTCACCCCGGGGGCGCGGGTCTCCTTGAAGGCGACCACCACGTGCTGCAACGCCGACTACTTGCGCCACCAGGCCGACGGCACCGTGGCCATCTCGCCGATCACTGCCGCAAGTTCCAGCGGTGACAAGAACGACGCGACCTGGATCGTCCGCGCCGGACTGGCCAACTCCGCCTGCCTGTCCTTCGAATCCGCCGGCGCCCCCGGACAGTATCTGCGCCACGCCGGATTCCAGCTCCGCACCGCGGCCTCGGATGCCACCGCCCTGTTCAACCGCGACGCCACCTTCTGCCTCCGGGCAGGCCACAGCGGGCAGGGCTACTCCTTCCAGTCGGCCAACTATCCCAACCGCTTCATACGCCACTACTCCTACACCGGCTACCTCGCGGGGGACGGGGTCGGCGGCAACACCTGGGACAGCGACGCCCTGTGGAGCGAAGACACCTCCTGGCTGACCGCCCAGCCCTGGTCCTGA
- a CDS encoding O-acetyl-ADP-ribose deacetylase, whose translation MSPSSAVPVTLVQGDITQQSVDAIVNAANSSLLGGGGVDGAIHRRGGPEILAACSELRASRYGKGLRTGQAVATTAGRLDARWVVHTVGPVWSGTEDRTALLESCYREALRVAAELGARTVAFPAISTGIYGWPMDDGARIAVRTMLTEATPPVEEVRFVLFDAEAHLEFRKALAEALG comes from the coding sequence ATGAGCCCATCTTCCGCGGTTCCGGTCACCCTTGTGCAGGGGGACATTACGCAGCAGTCCGTCGACGCCATCGTCAATGCGGCCAACTCCTCCCTGCTGGGCGGCGGCGGGGTGGACGGCGCGATCCACCGGCGCGGCGGCCCCGAAATCCTGGCCGCCTGCAGCGAGTTGCGCGCCTCGCGGTACGGCAAGGGACTGCGTACGGGCCAGGCCGTCGCCACCACGGCCGGCAGGCTCGACGCCCGCTGGGTCGTGCACACGGTCGGCCCGGTGTGGAGCGGCACCGAGGACCGTACGGCCCTCCTGGAGTCCTGCTACCGCGAAGCCCTGCGTGTGGCGGCGGAACTGGGGGCGCGAACCGTCGCCTTCCCCGCGATCTCCACAGGAATCTACGGCTGGCCGATGGACGACGGAGCCCGCATCGCCGTGCGTACGATGCTGACGGAGGCCACACCGCCGGTCGAGGAAGTACGGTTCGTCCTCTTCGACGCGGAAGCCCACCTGGAGTTCAGGAAGGCTCTGGCGGAGGCCCTGGGCTGA
- a CDS encoding WYL domain-containing protein yields the protein MGTVKRAERLHALSETLRRSGARGRTAGQLAAEFGVSTRTVKRDLTALENSGAPIWSRPGPGGGYGMATGASLPPVSLTSAQAVALLAAVSAAADTPYADLASAGVRKIVDVLDPRTRAKAEELARRVWVDAPPLKSRASKSALEEAMAEQRVLRIRYTAGDATTTGRDVEPVMFAFTNSQWYLVGWCRLRNAMRWFTVSRIEQAAVTRIPCDGHTLDEVGVPPPNARPALGHGG from the coding sequence GTGGGGACAGTGAAGCGGGCGGAACGGCTCCATGCCCTGTCGGAGACGCTGCGCCGCAGCGGCGCGCGAGGACGCACCGCCGGGCAACTGGCCGCCGAGTTCGGCGTGTCCACGCGCACCGTGAAGAGAGACCTCACGGCGCTGGAGAACAGCGGCGCACCCATCTGGTCCCGCCCCGGCCCCGGTGGTGGCTACGGAATGGCCACAGGCGCGTCCCTGCCGCCGGTCAGCCTGACGTCGGCCCAGGCGGTGGCCCTGCTGGCAGCAGTCTCCGCAGCGGCCGATACCCCGTACGCCGATCTGGCCTCGGCCGGGGTGCGGAAGATCGTGGACGTCCTCGACCCCAGGACACGGGCGAAGGCCGAGGAACTGGCGCGCCGCGTCTGGGTCGACGCGCCCCCGTTGAAGTCGCGCGCGAGCAAGTCGGCGCTGGAGGAGGCGATGGCCGAGCAGAGGGTGCTCCGGATCCGCTACACAGCGGGCGACGCCACCACGACCGGCCGCGATGTCGAACCCGTGATGTTCGCCTTCACGAACAGCCAGTGGTACCTGGTCGGCTGGTGCCGGTTGCGCAACGCCATGCGCTGGTTCACCGTGTCCCGCATCGAGCAGGCCGCCGTGACCCGGATCCCCTGCGACGGCCACACCCTTGACGAGGTCGGGGTCCCCCCGCCGAACGCCCGGCCCGCGCTGGGCCACGGAGGCTGA